A single genomic interval of Malania oleifera isolate guangnan ecotype guangnan chromosome 11, ASM2987363v1, whole genome shotgun sequence harbors:
- the LOC131167601 gene encoding uncharacterized mitochondrial protein AtMg00810-like — protein sequence MVEFEMSDLGMMHYFLGIEVVQSANGIFISQKKYVQDILDRFRMKDCNLVSTSTEFGLKLNKDHEGKKVDNTLYKQIVGSLMYLTVTRPDIMYSVSLISRYMENPTEMHLLASKRILHYLQGT from the coding sequence ATGGTTGAATTTGAAATGTCTGACCTTGGTATGATGCAttacttccttggcatagaagtagTACAATCAGCTAATGGGATCTTTATTTCTCAAAAGAAGTATGTGCAAGATATTTTGGACAGGTTTCGGATGAAGGATTGCAATCTTGTAAGCACTTCAACTGAGTTTGGTTTGAAGCTAAACAAAGATCATGAAGGGAAGAAGGTGGACAACACACTTTACAAGCAAATTGTTGGCAGTTTGATGTATTTAACTGTAACAAGACCAGACATAATGTATTCTGTGAGTTTGATTAGTAGATATATGGAGAATCCAACAGAAATGCATTTGTTAGCTTCCAAGAGAATCCTTCATTATTTGCAAGGAACTTGA
- the LOC131167602 gene encoding uncharacterized protein LOC131167602 → MALDSNFVQAAIPRFDGHYDHWSMLMENFLRSKEYWLIVESGIEEPTTNTVVTDAQKTALEGRKLKYLKAKNYRFQAIDPPILETILSKETSKDIWDSMKKKYQGSIRVKRAQLQALRRDFEALQMKDGESITSYCTWTMEIGNKMRFHGEKMDDVTIVEKILHSLTPTFDYVVCSIEESKDIDAFSLDELQSSLLVHEQKMN, encoded by the coding sequence ATGGCTTTAGATTCAAATTTTGTGCAGGCGGCGATCCCACGTTTTGATGGTCACTACGACCATTGGAGTATGTTAATGGAGAACTTTCTACGGTCAAAAGAGTATTGGCTGATCGTTGAATCTGGAATTGAAGAACCAACAACAAATACAGTCGTGACGGATGCCCAGAAAACAGCATTGGAAGGGAGAAAGCTAAAATATTTGAAGGCAAAAAATTACCGTTTTCAAGCCATTGATCCTCCCATCTTGGAAACAATTCTTAGCAAagaaacttccaaagatatttggGATTCCATGAAGAAAAAATATCAAGGCTCTATTAGAGTGAAGCGTGCACAACTTCAAGCTTTGAGAAGAGATTTTGAGGCTCTACAAATGAAGGATGGGGAATCTATCACCAGCTATTGTACCTGGACAATGGAGATCGGCAACAAAATGCGATTTCACGGTGAGAAGATGGACGATGTCACCATTGTGGAGAAGATATTGCATTCCCTGACACCAACATTTGATTATGTCGTGTGTTCAATTGAAGAATCGAAAGACATAGATGCATTCTCTCTTGATGAACTGCAGAGCTCCTTGCTGGTCCATGAACAGAAGATGAACTGA